In Oryza sativa Japonica Group chromosome 11, ASM3414082v1, the following are encoded in one genomic region:
- the LOC4351078 gene encoding putative serine/threonine-protein kinase-like protein CCR3: protein MLRTIYFCIGKIDLIRELSILRSFSHEHIVRVFGSCVKEKRQLLPPFRKKLEEILLVLEYMENGSLNSHLHGPRSSSPVITSWKMHIEILLGVSRAIEYLQSYAERPVIHRDIKTSNILLDISWAPHLTDFELALTWEGPDHVVDLLVQGTLGYLAPECIIDGTLNPTVDVYSLGVVMLEVLTGKKPYFSEEWKEKKTEECVEEEKREECDQQERKNTEEDKEESEEDGKTTKQRWYEWLEQDGIGHQSLVSLALILIEAGELWKFLDRRPAPEPTPRQLEAAELVAQIAARCLQLQWEERPAISEVVANLEKALELARCDG from the coding sequence ATGCTCCGTACTATTTACTTTTGCATAGGGAAAATAGACCTCATAAGAGAGCTCAGCATCCTCCGTTCCTTTAGTCACGAGCACATCGTCCGCGTCTTTGGCAGCTGTGTGAAGGAGAAGCGCCAGCTCCTGCCACCGTTTCGGAAAAAGCTGGAAGAGATCCTACTCGTCCTTGAGTATATGGAGAACGGCTCCCTTAACAGCCACCTGCACGGCCCACGGTCGTCGTCGCCAGTGATAACATCCTGGAAGATGCACATCGAGATACTGCTAGGTGTGTCGAGGGCCATTGAGTACTTGCAGTCCTACGCTGAGCGGCCGGTGATCCACCGTGACATCAAGACGTCCAATATCCTGCTCGACATAAGCTGGGCACCGCACTTAACGGACTTCGAGCTGGCACTCACATGGGAAGGCCCGGACCATGTGGTTGATCTTCTCGTACAAGGCACCTTGGGATACTTGGCCCCGGAGTGCATTATAGATGGCACTCTGAACCCGACAGTCGATGTCTACAGTTTGGGTGTTGTGATGCTGGAGGTATTGACGGGGAAGAAACCATATTTCTCTGAAGaatggaaggagaagaagacaGAAGAATGTgtggaagaggagaagagggaaGAATGTGATCAGCAAGAGAGGAAGAACACAGAAGAGGACAAGGAGGAGAGTGAAGAAGATGggaaaacaacaaaacaaaGGTGGTATGAGTGGCTAGAGCAGGACGGGATTGGTCACCAAAGCTTGGTGTCCTTGGCGCTGATACTGATCGAGGCGGGGGAGCTGTGGAAGTTTCTGGACAGGCGGCCGGCACCGGAGCCAACGCCGAGGCAGCTGGAGGCGGCGGAACTGGTGGCGCAGATAGCAGCTCGCTGCCTGCAGCTGCAGTGGGAGGAGCGGCCAGCCATTTCGGAAGTCGTGGCCAACCTCGAGAAGGCGCTCGAACTCGCCCGTTGCGACGGGTAG
- the LOC136351256 gene encoding protein MID1-COMPLEMENTING ACTIVITY 2-like: MIMQAAMTAQQNKKECEQLARRVFTIAELLQHLQDPEVLRRPEIRRPLTGLDDTLREAHELVLSCQDKSAVYRLVMAGRQAERFRDVQSRIDSYLLVFPFISHIDITRRLDRIYNILLPTNTPGPSTPAFPVPPNPVPAAQVYIEMGRLKHSIVCTCTTTNCNSFDLVFSSSFLSDVYSSIY; encoded by the coding sequence ATGATCATGCAGGCTGCGATGACGGCTCAACAGAACAAGAAGGAGTGCGAGCAGCTCGCCCGCCGCGTCTTCACGATCGCCGAGCTGCTGCAGCACCTGCAGGATCCGGAGGTGCTTCGGCGGCCTGAGATCCGGCGGCCGCTGACCGGGCTCGACGACACGCTCCGGGAGGCGCACGAGCTTGTGTTGTCGTGCCAGGACAAGAGCGCCGTGTACAGGTTGGTGATGGCAGGGCGGCAGGCTGAGAGGTTCAGAGATGTTCAGAGCAGGATCGACTCGTACCTCCTCGTCTTCCCATTCATCAGCCACATAGACATCACTCGTCGTCTCGATCGTATCTACAACATCCTGCTTCCAACCAACACGCCCGGACCATCTACGCCTGCTTTCCCCGTGCCCCCAAATCCAGTCCCTGCCGCTCAGGTATACATTGAAATGGGAAGACTCAAGCATTCAATTGTTTGTACTTGTACTACTACCAACTGCAACTCTTTTGATTTGGTATTCAGTTCCTCTTTTCTTTCCGATGTGTATTCATCGATATACTAG
- the LOC4351079 gene encoding receptor-like cytoplasmic kinase 176, producing MALWGGLGQAATVAQLVGADIGGLITMIMQAAMTAQQNKKECEQLARRVFTIAELLQHLQDPEVLRRPEIRRPLTGLDDTLREAHELVLSCQDKSAVYRLVMAGRQAEKFRDVQSRIDSYLLLFPVISHMDITRRLDRIYNILLPNDMAGPSMSPVSMPQIPVPASQDTAKICWNWKEPHRVQEFNFKELAKATKNFAPERKIGEGSFGSVYMGRLPDERVVAIKHRSRNSLQGYKEFMAEITILSPIRYKHIVPLYGYCDVLVEEKQRRLLPPFRKEKEKEHLLVYEYMENGSLDHHLHGPTSSSSSSPVMASWKTRMEILLGVSQAIEYLQYCGEQPIIHRDIKPSNILLDGNWVPRLTDFGLALTWEGPGHEDTVVGTYGYAAPEYVMTGILNPSVDIYGFGVVMLELLTGKKPHFFEEESEEKKREDKREECEEEAQKREEWEKEDTTQKLHEDLKKRRDLVSFALPLIEEGNLRKVLDRRPSAEPTPRQLQAVELVAHTAARCLRLQWEERPAILEVVANLETALELARCDG from the exons ATGGCGCTGTGGGGTGGGTTGGGGcaagcggcgacggtggcgcagcTGGTCGGGGCGGACATCGGCGGCCTCATCACCATGATCATGCAGGCGGCGATGACGGCTCAGCAGAACAAGAAGGAGTGCGAGCAGCTCGCCCGCCGCGTCTtcaccatcgccgagctgctGCAGCACCTGCAGGATCCGGAGGTGCTGCGGCGGCCTGAGATCCGGCGGCCGCTGACCGGGCTCGACGACACGCTCCGGGAGGCGCACGAGCTTGTGTTGTCGTGCCAGGACAAGAGCGCCGTGTACAGGTTGGTGATGGCCGGGAGGCAGGCTGAAAAGTTCAGGGATGTTCAGAGCAGGATCGACTCCTACCTCCTCCTCTTTCCAGTTATTAGCCACATGGACATCACTCGCCGTCTCGATCGAATTTACAACATCCTGCTTCCGAACGACATGGCCGGGCCATCTATGTCTCCTGTCTCCATGCCCCAAATCCCTGTCCCAGCCTCCCAG GATACTGCTAAGATCTGTTGGAACTGGAAGGAACCCCATAGAGTCCAAGAGTTTAATTTTAAGGAGCTCGCAAAGGCGACCAAGAACTTTGCCCCTGAAAGAAAGATCGGTGAAGGTAGCTTCGGCTCGGTGTACATGGGAAGGCTTCCTGATGAGCGGGTGGTCGCCATCAAGCACCGTAGTCGGAACTCACTTCAGGGTTACAAGGAGTTCATGGCAGAGATCACAATCCTCTCCCCCATCCGCTACAAGCACATTGTTCCACTATATGGCTACTGTGATGTGTTGGTCGAGGAGAAGCAGCGGCGCCTCCTGCCACCGTTCCGgaaggaaaaggagaaagagCATCTGCTTGTCTATGAGTACATGGAGAACGGCTCGCTGGATCACCACCTGCACGGCccaacgtcgtcgtcgtcgtcgtcgccagtgATGGCGTCCTGGAAGACACGCATGGAAATACTGCTAGGTGTGTCGCAGGCCATCGAGTACCTGCAGTACTGCGGTGAGCAGCCGATTATCCACCGTGACATCAAGCCGTCCAACATCCTCCTCGATGGCAACTGGGTGCCGCGCTTGACGGACTTCGGGTTGGCGCTCACCTGGGAAGGCCCAGGCCATGAGGATACGGTTGTTGGCACGTACGGATACGCGGCACCGGAGTACGTTATGACAGGCATTCTGAACCCGTCAGTCGATATCTACGGTTTCGGTGTTGTGATGCTTGAGTTATTGACGGGGAAGAAACCACATTTCTTTGAAGAAGAgtcggaggagaagaagagagaagacaAGAGAGAAGAGTGTGAAGAAGAGGCGCAGAAGAGAGAAGAATGGGAGAAAGAGGACACGACGCAAAAACTCCACGAGGATTTGAAAAAGAGGAGGGACTTGGTGTCCTTCGCGCTGCCACTGATTGAGGAGGGTAATCTACGGAAGGTGCTGGACAGGCGGCCATCAGCAGAGCCAACGCCGAGGCAGCTGCAAGCGGTGGAACTGGTGGCGCACACGGCTGCCCGCTGCCTGCGGCTGCAGTGGGAGGAGCGGCCGGCCATTTTGGAAGTCGTGGCCAACCTCGAGACGGCGCTCGAGCTCGCCCGATGCGATGGGTAG